One part of the Arabidopsis thaliana chromosome 4, partial sequence genome encodes these proteins:
- a CDS encoding Double Clp-N motif-containing P-loop nucleoside triphosphate hydrolases superfamily protein (Double Clp-N motif-containing P-loop nucleoside triphosphate hydrolases superfamily protein; BEST Arabidopsis thaliana protein match is: Double Clp-N motif-containing P-loop nucleoside triphosphate hydrolases superfamily protein (TAIR:AT5G57710.1); Has 16030 Blast hits to 14793 proteins in 2754 species: Archae - 27; Bacteria - 12697; Metazoa - 12; Fungi - 280; Plants - 607; Viruses - 0; Other Eukaryotes - 2407 (source: NCBI BLink).), translating to MRADLITIQQTLTPEAATVLNQSIAEATRRNHGHTTPLHVAATLLSSSSGYLRQACIKSHPNSSHPLQCRALELCFSVALERLPTTSTTTTTTSSSSSSSPSQTQEPLLSNALTAALKRAQAHQRRGCPEQQQQPLLAVKVELEQLIISILDDPSVSRVMREASFSSPAVKSAIEQSLIGNSVSNSRQTGSPGIINPSAIGFGYRSVPAPVNRNLYLNPRLQQPGVGMQSGMMIQRTDEAKRVIEIMIRTRKRNPVLVGDSEPHILVKEILEKIENGEFSDGALRNFQVIRLEKELVSQLATRLGEISGLVETRIGGGGVVLDLGDLKWLVEHPAANGGAVVEMRKLLERYKGRLCFIGTATCETYLRCQVYYPSMENDWDLQAIPIAAKSSLPAIFPRLGSNNNNNAMLLSNNIISIESISPTRSFQIPMSKMSCCSRCLQSYENDVAKVEKDLTGDNRSVLPQWLQNAKANDDGDKKLTKDQQIVELQKKWNDLCLRLHPNQSVSERIAPSTLSMMKINTRSDITPPGSPVGTDLVLGRPNRGLSSPEKKTREARFGKLGDSFDIDLFKKLLKGLAKSVWWQHDAASSVAAAITECKHGNGKSKGDIWLMFTGPDRAGKSKMASALSDLVSGSQPITISLGSSSRMDDGLNIRGKTALDRFAEAVRRNPFAVIVLEDIDEADILLRNNVKIAIERGRICDSYGREVSLGNVIIILTANSSLGSAKNVASIDETRLESLVNKGWELRLSVCNSSKTRKRKPNWLYSDNDQTKQRKEICFDLNEAAEFDSSSDVTVEHDQEDNGNLVHKLVGLVDDAILFRPVDFDSIKSKTAESLKKRFSNGLADGLTVEIEDDALERIAGAIWLSKISLEEWLEEAMGSSLNSVKSRVSSSEDSVIRIELEDDLNDRISGGYLPSSIRTVVV from the exons ATGAGAGCAGATTTGATTACTATACAGCAAACGCTGACGCCGGAAGCAGCGACGGTTTTAAACCAGTCGATTGCTGAAGCCACACGTCGTAACCATGGCCACACGACACCGTTACACGTGGCAGCTactctcttatcttcttcctctggttATCTCCGACAAGCTTGTATCAAATCTCATCCAAACTCTTCTCACCCACTTCAGTGTCGAGCTCTCGAGCTCTGTTTCAGCGTCGCTCTCGAACGTCTCCCTACAACTAGTACAACAACAACCACTacttcgtcgtcttcttcttcttctccgtcgcAAACGCAAGAACCGCTACTTTCAAACGCTTTGACCGCGGCTTTAAAACGTGCTCAAGCTCATCAACGACGTGGATGTCCTGAGCAACAGCAACAACCGCTTTTGGCTGTGAAAGTTGAGCTTGAACAGCTTATTATATCGATTCTTGATGACCCGAGTGTGAGTCGGGTCATGCGTGAAGCTAGCTTCTCTAGCCCCGCCGTGAAGTCAGCGATCGAACAGTCGTTGATTGGTAACTCTGTTTCTAATTCGAGACAAACCGGCTCACCCGGAATTATTAACCCGTCTGCAATTGGGTTCGGTTATCGTTCCGTACCGGCACCGGTTAACCGGAATCTTTATCTTAATCCCCGGTTACAACAACCCGGCGTTGGTATGCAAAGTGGGATGATGATACAGAGGACAGATGAAGCAAAACGGGTCATTGAGATTATGATCCGAACCCGGAAACGTAACCCGGTTCTCGTCGGCGATTCAGAGCCTCATATTCTGGTGAAAGAGATTCTAGAGAAGATCGAGAACGGCGAATTCTCCGATGGAGCGCTTCGTAATTTTCAGGTGATTCGTTTGGAGAAAGAGTTAGTTTCACAATTGGCGACGAGGCTTGGTGAAATCTCCGGTTTGGTGGAGACTCGGATCGGTGGTGGAGGCGTTGTTCTTGATCTCGGAGATTTGAAATGGTTAGTGGAACATCCGGCGGCAAACGGTGGAGCTGTGGTGGAGATGAGGAAGCTTCTGGAGAGATATAAAGGAAGGTTATGTTTCATTGGTACAGCTACTTGTGAGACTTATCTTCGATGTCAAGTTTATTATCCATCAATGGAGAATGATTGGGATCTTCAAGCTATTCCGATCGCCGCCAAATCTTCTCTTCCGGCGATATTCCCaag gCTTGGGAGcaataacaataacaacgCTATGTTATTAAGCAACAACATCATTTCCATTGAATCGATATCTCCGACGAGAAGCTTTCAGATTCCGATGAGTAAAATGAGCTGTTGCTCTCGGTGTTTGCAGAGTTATGAAAACGACGTAGCTAAGGTGGAAAAAGATTTAACCGGAGATAACCGGTCGGTTTTGCCACAGTGGTTGCAGAACGCTAAAGCTAATGATGATGGTGACAAGAAACTG aCGAAAGATCAACAGATTGTGGAGTTGCAGAAGAAATGGAACGACTTATGTTTGCGTTTACATCCGAATCAGTCTGTGTCTGAAAGAATAGCTCCTTCTACGCTGTCTATGATGAAAATAAACACAAGATCGGATATAACTCCACCGGGGAGTCCGGTCGGGACAGATTTGGTTCTTGGACGGCCAAACAGAGGTTTATCCTCACCTGAGAAGAAGACCAGAGAAGCGCGTTTTGGAAAGCTAGGAGATTCATTCGATATCGATTTATTCAAGAAGCTACTAAAGGGATTAGCGAAAAGCGTTTGGTGGCAGCACGATGCAGCGTCTTCGGTAGCAGCAGCGATTACAGAATGCAAACATGGTAATGGGAAATCGAAGGGTGATATATGGTTGATGTTCACAGGTCCAGACAGAGCTGGGAAGAGCAAAATGGCGTCTGCGTTATCGGATCTTGTTTCGGGTAGCCAACCGATAACCATCAGTCTTGGTTCTAGTTCTAGGATGGATGATGGTTTAAACATCCGTGGTAAAACAGCGTTGGATAGATTCGCGGAAGCGGTTAGGAGAAATCCTTTCGcggttattgttttggaagATATCGATGAAGCGGATATATTGCTGCGTAACAACGTGAAGATAGCGATTGAACGAGGGAGAATCTGCGATTCGTATGGGCGTGAGGTTAGTCTAGGGAACGTCATTATTATCCTTACCGCAAATTCATCGCTCGGTTCAGCGAAAAACGTTGCTTCTATCGATGAAACGAGACTAGAGTCTCTGGTGAACAAAGGATGGGAGTTAAGACTCTCTGTTTGCAACAGCAGCAAAACCCGAAAAAGAAAACCGAATTGGCTTTATAGCGACAATgaccaaacaaaacagaggaaagagatatgttttgatttgaacGAAGCAGCTGAATTTGATTCATCGAGTGATGTAACAGTCGAGCATGATCAAGAAGATAATGGCAACCTCGTTCATAAGCTAGTGGGTTTAGTAGACGATGCTATACTCTTTAGACCGGTTGATTTTGATTCGATCAAGAGCAAAACTGCTGAATCGTTAAAGAAACGTTTCTCAAATGGTCTCGCGGATGGACTAACGGTGGAGATTGAAGATGATGCTTTGGAGAGAATTGCAGGTGCGATCTGGCTAAGTAAGATTAGCTTAGAGGAATGGCTTGAGGAAGCAATGGGTTCGAGCTTGAATAGCGTGAAATCTCGAGTTTCGTCTTCGGAAGATTCTGTGATTAGGATCGAGCTTGAAGATGATCTGAATGATCGAATCTCCGGAGGGTATCTTCCGAGTAGTATCAGGACGGTGGTCGTttga
- the CNGC17 gene encoding cyclic nucleotide-gated channel 17 (cyclic nucleotide-gated channel 17 (CNGC17); FUNCTIONS IN: ion channel activity, cyclic nucleotide binding, calmodulin binding; INVOLVED IN: potassium ion transport, ion transport, transmembrane transport; LOCATED IN: membrane; EXPRESSED IN: 22 plant structures; EXPRESSED DURING: 13 growth stages; CONTAINS InterPro DOMAIN/s: Cyclic nucleotide-binding (InterPro:IPR000595), Ion transport (InterPro:IPR005821), Cyclic nucleotide-binding-like (InterPro:IPR018490), Potassium channel, voltage-dependent, EAG/ELK/ERG (InterPro:IPR003938), RmlC-like jelly roll fold (InterPro:IPR014710); BEST Arabidopsis thaliana protein match is: cyclic nucleotide-gated channel 14 (TAIR:AT2G24610.1); Has 3400 Blast hits to 3264 proteins in 232 species: Archae - 0; Bacteria - 47; Metazoa - 1584; Fungi - 2; Plants - 959; Viruses - 0; Other Eukaryotes - 808 (source: NCBI BLink).) gives MELRKDKLLMFYSEGKESKEAKWAVNDPMSKSYKLSLPSALRPDNLLPGNRLRYTDASKSKSSKVSWYKTILDPGSEIVLKWNWVFIVSCMVALFIDPLYFFVPAIGGDKNYPCARTDTSLSILVTFFRTIADLFYLLHIFIKFRTGFIAPNSSTRVFGRGELVMDPKAIAWRYIKSDFIIDLIATLPLPQIVIWFVISTTKSYRFDHNNNAIALIVLLQYIPRFYLIIPLSSQIVKATGVVTKTAWAGAAYNLLLYMLASHVLGAAWYILSVDRYTSCWKSRCNGEAGQVNCQLYYLDCDSMYDNNQMTWANVTKVFKLCDARNGEFKYGIFGNAITKNVVSSQFFERYFYCLWWGLQQLSSYGQNLSTTMFMGETTFAVLIAIFGLVLFAHLIGNMQTYLQSLTVRLEEWRLKKRDTEEWMRHRQLPEELRNRVRRYEQYKWLATRGVDEEVLLQSLPTDLRRDIQRHLCLDLVRRVPFFSQMDDQLLDAICERLVSSLCTEGTYLVREGDLISEMLFIIRGRLESSTTNGGRTGFFNSIILRPGDFCGEELLSWALLPKSTLNLPSSTRTVRALVEVEAFALRAEDLKFVANQFRRLHSKKLQHTFRFYSHHWRTWAACFIQAAWRRYKRRVMENNLTAIESMENEEGEVGEELVVVEEEECVEESPRTKMNLGVMVLASRFAANTRRGVAAQRVKDVELPRFKKPEEPDFSAEHDD, from the exons ATGGAGTTAAGGAAGGACAAGCTTCTTAT GTTTTACTCAGAGGggaaagaaagcaaagaagctAAATGGGCAGTGAATGATCCAATGAGCAAATCTTATAAGCTCTCTTTACCTTCAGCACTAAGACCTGATAATCTCTTACCTGGAAATAGACTTAGATACACTGATGCTTCTAAGTCCAAATCTTCTAAAGTCTCATGGTACAAGACTATTCTTGATCCAGGAAGTGAGATTGTCTTGAAATGGAATTGGGTCTTCATTGTCTCATGTATGGTTGCTCTCTTCATCGACCCGTTGTACTTCTTTGTCCCAGCTATAGGAGGAGATAAAAACTATCCTTGTGCAAGGACTGATACAAGTTTAAGCATCCTTGTTACTTTCTTCAGGACAATAGCGGATCTTTTCTACTTGCTGCACATTTTCATTAAGTTTAGGACTGGTTTCATTGCGCCTAATTCAAGTACTAGAGTGTTTGGTAGAGGTGAGCTTGTGATGGATCCTAAGGCTATTGCTTGGAGGTATATTAAATCTGACTTCATCATCGATCTCATTGCGACGTTACCACTTCCACAGATAGTTATCTGGTTTGTTATATCGACTACAAAAAGTTACCGGTTTGATCATAACAACAATGCTATTGCTTTGATTGTGCTCCTCCAATACATCCCAAGATTCTATTTGATAATTCCGTTAAGTTCTCAAATTGTTAAAGCAACTGGAGTTGTTACAAAGACTGCTTGGGCTGGAGCTGCTTATAATCTTTTGCTATACATGCTGGCTAGTCAT GTGCTTGGTGCAGCCTGGTATATATTATCGGTTGATAGATATACATCGTGCTGGAAATCAAGATGCAATGGTGAAGCTGGCCAAGTTAATTGTCAGCTATATTACTTAGACTGTGATTCAATGTATGACAATAATCAGATGACTTGGGCAAATGTCACAAAAGTGTTTAAACTCTGTGATGCACGGAATGGCGAGTTCAAGTATGGGATCTTTGGGAATGCAATCACGAAAAACGTTGTGTCTTCACAGTTCTTCGAGAGATATTTCTACTGTTTGTGGTGGGGATTGCAGCAGCTTAG ttcttatggACAGAATTTGTCCACGACCATGTTCATGGGCGAAACCACATTTGCTGTTCTCATTGCAATCTTTGGTCTTGTCCTCTTTGCCCATCTCATTGGGAATATGCAG ACATATCTGCAATCTTTGACTGTACGGCTTGAGGAatggagattgaagaagagagacactGAGGAGTGGATGAGACATCGTCAACTTCCTGAAGAGTTGAGAAACCGTGTGAGGCGATATGAGCAGTATAAGTGGCTTGCAACAAGAGGAGTCGATGAAGAGGTTCTCCTGCAAAGTTTACCCACTGATCTTCGCCGTGATATTCAACGTCACCTATGTTTAGATCTTGTTCGAAGA GTCCCATTTTTCTCTCAAATGGATGATCAGCTGCTTGATGCGATATGTGAGCGCCTGGTTTCTTCTCTGTGTACTGAAGGGACTTACCTTGTACGTGAAGGTGACTTGATCTCAGAGAtgctcttcatcatcagaggTAGACTCGAGAGTTCCACAACCAATGGAGGCAGAACCGGTTTCTTCAACTCGATTATACTTAGACCTGGAGATTTCTGTGGGGAAGAGCTTCTTTCTTGGGCTTTGCTTCCAAAATCAACCTTGAATTTACCATCTTCTACAAGAACAGTTAGGGCTTTAGTTGAAGTCGAAGCATTCGCTCTTCGAGCTgaagatttgaaatttgttgCAAATCAGTTTAGGCGGTTACACAGCAAGAAGCTTCAACATACATTCAGATTCTACTCTCACCATTGGAGAACTTGGGCTGCTTGCTTCATACAAGCGGCTTGGCGCAGGTACAAGAGAAGAGTTATGGAGAATAACCTCACTGCGATTGAATCAATGgaaaatgaagaaggagaagtagGAGAAGAATTAGtagtagtagaagaagaagagtgtgtTGAGGAGAGTCCTAGAACAAAGATGAACCTTGGAGTTATGGTTTTGGCATCGCGTTTTGCAGCTAATACAAGACGCGGTGTTGCAGCTCAGAGAGTTAAGGATGTAGAATTACCCCGGTTTAAGAAACCCGAGGAGCCTGATTTCTCTGCTGAGCATGATGATTGA
- a CDS encoding RING/U-box superfamily protein (RING/U-box superfamily protein; FUNCTIONS IN: zinc ion binding; INVOLVED IN: response to chitin; CONTAINS InterPro DOMAIN/s: Zinc finger, RING-type (InterPro:IPR001841), Zinc finger, C3HC4 RING-type (InterPro:IPR018957); BEST Arabidopsis thaliana protein match is: RING/U-box superfamily protein (TAIR:AT2G18670.1); Has 7837 Blast hits to 7816 proteins in 262 species: Archae - 0; Bacteria - 0; Metazoa - 2070; Fungi - 511; Plants - 4382; Viruses - 17; Other Eukaryotes - 857 (source: NCBI BLink).) → MSITIPYDGSISREPSPSPPPPKANTKNLPTKILSNFLIGLIMIPVAITAFIFILTSLGFTFFFAFYWFLQRNYRHRLRRHRRHEYSDGLSPRCVKRLPQFKYCEPSSEYGGDDCVVCIDGFRQGQWCRKLPRCGHVFHRKCVDLWLIKVSTCPICRDRVYRFEEGRRWRPQGEIF, encoded by the coding sequence ATGTCGATAACGATTCCCTACGATGGCTCAATCTCCCGCGAGCCATCACCGTCTCCACCGCCGCCAAAAGCGAACACGAAGAATCTACCGACGAAGATTCTCTCTAACTTCCTCATAGGTCTAATCATGATCCCTGTAGCTATAACCGCTTTTATCTTTATCCTCACGTCTCTCGgtttcaccttcttcttcgctttctACTGGTTTCTTCAACGAAACTATCGCCACCGTCTCCGCCGCCATCGCCGTCACGAATACTCAGATGGGTTATCTCCAAGATGCGTGAAGAGGCTTCCTCAATTCAAGTATTGTGAGCCTAGTTCAGAGTACGGAGGCGATGATTGTGTTGTTTGTATCGATGGATTTAGACAAGGACAGTGGTGTCGGAAGCTGCCTCGATGTGGACATGTGTTTCACCGAAAGTGTGTGGACTTGTGGTTGATTAAAGTCTCGACTTGTCCGATTTGTAGGGATAGGGTTTATAgatttgaagaaggaagaagatggagaccACAAGGTGAAATTTTTTGA
- a CDS encoding Barwin-related endoglucanase (Barwin-related endoglucanase; FUNCTIONS IN: molecular_function unknown; INVOLVED IN: biological_process unknown; LOCATED IN: endomembrane system; CONTAINS InterPro DOMAIN/s: Barwin-related endoglucanase (InterPro:IPR009009), Pollen allergen, N-terminal (InterPro:IPR014734), Rare lipoprotein A (InterPro:IPR005132), Expansin 45, endoglucanase-like (InterPro:IPR007112); BEST Arabidopsis thaliana protein match is: plant natriuretic peptide A (TAIR:AT2G18660.1); Has 507 Blast hits to 506 proteins in 104 species: Archae - 0; Bacteria - 34; Metazoa - 0; Fungi - 44; Plants - 427; Viruses - 0; Other Eukaryotes - 2 (source: NCBI BLink).) yields MSKSIVFFSTVLVFLFSFSYATPGIATFYTSYTPCYRGTQEGVMIAAASDTLWDNGRVCGKMFTVKCSGPRNAVPHPCTGKSVKVKIVDHCPSGCASTLDLSREAFAQIANPVAGIINIDYFPA; encoded by the exons ATGAGTAAAagtattgtgtttttttctaccgttcttgtttttctcttctctttctcatatGCAACTCCCGGGATTGCAACTTTTTACACAAGTTACACTC CATGTTACAGAGGTACTCAAGAAGGAGTGATGATCGCTGCAGCGAGTGATACATTATGGGACAATGGTCGAGTTTGTGGCAAAATGTTCACCGTGAAATGCAGCGGACCTCGTAACGCCGTGCCTCACCCTTGCACGGGGAAATCCGTGAAGGTCAAGATCGTTGACCATTGTCCCAGTGGCTGTGCTTCTACGCTCGATCTTTCTCGAGAAGCTTTTGCTCAGATCGCTAATCCTGTCGCTGGGATTATTAACATTGATTATTTTCC GGCCTAA
- a CDS encoding Barwin-related endoglucanase, which produces MSKSIVFFSTVLVFLFSFSYATPGIATFYTSYTPSACYRGTQEGVMIAAASDTLWDNGRVCGKMFTVKCSGPRNAVPHPCTGKSVKVKIVDHCPSGCASTLDLSREAFAQIANPVAGIINIDYFPA; this is translated from the exons ATGAGTAAAagtattgtgtttttttctaccgttcttgtttttctcttctctttctcatatGCAACTCCCGGGATTGCAACTTTTTACACAAGTTACACTC CATCAGCATGTTACAGAGGTACTCAAGAAGGAGTGATGATCGCTGCAGCGAGTGATACATTATGGGACAATGGTCGAGTTTGTGGCAAAATGTTCACCGTGAAATGCAGCGGACCTCGTAACGCCGTGCCTCACCCTTGCACGGGGAAATCCGTGAAGGTCAAGATCGTTGACCATTGTCCCAGTGGCTGTGCTTCTACGCTCGATCTTTCTCGAGAAGCTTTTGCTCAGATCGCTAATCCTGTCGCTGGGATTATTAACATTGATTATTTTCC GGCCTAA
- a CDS encoding UDP-arabinopyranose mutase (unknown protein; Has 22 Blast hits to 22 proteins in 11 species: Archae - 0; Bacteria - 0; Metazoa - 0; Fungi - 0; Plants - 22; Viruses - 0; Other Eukaryotes - 0 (source: NCBI BLink).) — protein MRSPPPSLLSLTVNAAVLNISRINDLSHLPDHIVLDLFARTLEAGKLNERVLRLFMASGNEEVLSVIDALKIKINVSPILPTRCDEKFRLHGTRR, from the exons ATGAGAAGCCCTCCCCCGTCTCTGCTCTCCCTCACCGTCAACGCCGCCGTCTTAAACATCTCTCGCATCAACGATCTCTCCCATCTTCCTGATCACATCGTCCTTGACCTCTTCGCG AGGACATTGGAAGCTGGGAAATTGAATGAGAGAGTTCTGAGACTCTTTATGGCATCTGGAAACGAAGAAGTTCTTTCTGTTATCGACGccctcaaaatcaaaatcaacgtTTCCCCGATCCTTCCTACTC GATGTGATGAGAAGTTTAGATTGCACGGGACTAGACGATAG
- a CDS encoding RING/U-box superfamily protein (RING/U-box superfamily protein; FUNCTIONS IN: zinc ion binding; INVOLVED IN: response to karrikin; EXPRESSED IN: 20 plant structures; EXPRESSED DURING: 9 growth stages; CONTAINS InterPro DOMAIN/s: Zinc finger, RING-type (InterPro:IPR001841), Zinc finger, C3HC4 RING-type (InterPro:IPR018957); BEST Arabidopsis thaliana protein match is: RING/U-box superfamily protein (TAIR:AT2G18650.1); Has 30201 Blast hits to 17322 proteins in 780 species: Archae - 12; Bacteria - 1396; Metazoa - 17338; Fungi - 3422; Plants - 5037; Viruses - 0; Other Eukaryotes - 2996 (source: NCBI BLink).), with amino-acid sequence MKFSRENMKWVFPEIKTTQNFLSPSSLPQEPPLSLRSSANFDLNSKISPSILLIIIILSIIFFISGLLHLLVRFLLTPSSRDREDYFDNVTALQGQLQQLFHLHDSGVDQSFIDTLPVFHYKSIIGLKNYPFDCAVCLCEFETEDKLRLLPKCSHAFHMDCIDTWLLSHSTCPLCRSSLLSDLSSHQDPRSSFLLVLESASDHSSREIGGDRDSAACVAANDDIDVSSAHLGLVGNNDLGSTRIDSGHGDQYLDGELGGSVGKVVPFSVKLGKFRNIDIGEGTSSNNNIGNSSSLDERRCFSMGSYEYIMDEETTLKVHVSTKKQSSKNRGLPGHRTAMSECGFDPTGRLKFSGSGSMRIVEEAAEKNVVERESFSVSKIWLRGKKEKHSKVQGKEDSSLVSSSSGRAFSFRLSNQRNHPDAMIESGCEEDNQKCENSESLETKTPSFARRTMLWLAGRQNKVVHSSSSTNV; translated from the coding sequence ATGAAATTTTCTcgggaaaatatgaaatgGGTTTTCccagaaatcaaaacaactcAGAATTTCCTCTCTCCTTCATCACTTCCACAAGAACCACCGTTATCTCTCCGCTCCAGCGCAAACTTCGATCTAAACAGCAAAATCAGTCCAAGTATTCTCCTCATAATCATAATCCtctcaatcatcttcttcatctccggTCTCCTTCATCTCTTAGTCAGATTCCTCCTCACACCATCGAgcagagacagagaagatTACTTCGACAACGTCACTGCTCTTCAAGGCCAGCTTCAACAGCTTTTTCATCTCCATGATTCTGGAGTTGACCAATCCTTCATCGACACGTTACCTGTTTTCCATTACAAATCCATAATCGGTCTCAAGAACTATCCTTTTGATTGTGCAGTTTGTCTTTGTGAGTTCGAAACAGAGGATAAGCTCAGGCTCTTACCTAAATGCAGCCACGCCTTTCACATGGATTGTATCGATACTTGGCTTCTATCTCACTCTACTTGTCCTTTGTGTAGATCCAGTCTCCTCTCTGATCTCTCTTCGCACCAAGATCCTCGTTCTTCTTTCCTCCTTGTGCTCGAGTCTGCGAGTGATCATAGCTCGAGAGAGATTGGAGGAGATAGAGACAGTGCAGCTTGTGTGGCTGCAAATGATGATATTGATGTGTCTAGTGCTCATCTTGGTTTGGTCGGAAACAATGATCTTGGATCAACCAGGATAGATTCGGGTCACGGAGATCAGTACCTGGATGGTGAATTGGGTGGTTCGGTTGGAAAGGTTGTTCCTTTTTCAGTTAAGCTAGGGAAGTTTAGGAATATAGATATTGGTGAAGGAACTAgtagcaacaacaacattggTAATAGTAGTAGTTTAGATGAGAGGAGGTGTTTCTCAATGGGATCATATGAGTATATAATGGATGAAGAAACGACTCTTAAGGTTCATGTTTCAACCAAGAAACAATCAAGCAAGAACCGTGGCTTGCCCGGTCATAGGACAGCGATGTCCGAATGCGGGTTTGATCCAACAGGGAGATTGAAATTCAGTGGGAGTGGATCGATGAGGATAGTGGAAGAAGCGGCCGAGAAGAATGTAGTGGAAAGAGAGAGCTTTTCGGTATCGAAAATATGGCTAAGggggaagaaggagaagcatAGTAAAGTTCAAGGAAAAGAGGATAGTTCATTGGTTTCTTCGTCTTCGGGAAGAGCATTCTCTTTCAGGTTATCGAACCAGCGGAACCATCCCGATGCGATGATCGAAAGTGGTTGCGAAGAAGATAATCAAAAGTGCGAAAACTCGGAGTCTTTGGAGACTAAAACACCATCTTTTGCTAGGAGGACTATGCTTTGGCTTGCAGGGAGACAAAACAAGGTtgttcattcttcttcttcaactaatGTCTAG